The Halorussus gelatinilyticus genome contains the following window.
GCGTCCTCCGCGATTCGGTGGAGTTCACCGCTGGCAACACCCTGCTGTTCTTCCCGAGTTACGCCGAGGCCGAACGCTACTACGACCGCCTCTCGCGGGAGTTCGGCGGCGGAAGCGGGAACGAGAGTGCGGGAACGACGCTCCTGATGGACGAACCCGGCACCTCCGTCGAAGACCTGCGCCAGCGGTTCGTCGCTTCGGACGACGCCGCGCTGTTCACGTCGCTGTGGGGCACCCTCGCGGAGGGCGTCAGCTTCGACGGCGACGAGGCCCGGACGGTCGTGGTGGTCGGCGTTCCCTACCCGCACCTGAACGACCGGATGGAGGCCGTGCAGGAGGCGTACGACCGGACCTTCGCCGACCGGTCGGGCCGGGATTCGGGGTGGGAGTACGCCGTCGAGATTCCGACGATTCGCAAGACCCGGCAGGCGCTCGGTCGGGTGATTCGTTCGCCCGACGACTTCGGCGTCCGCGTGCTGGTGGACAAACGCTACACCGAGGCGGGACAGCACGACATGGGCAAGTACAGCGTCCGCGGGACGTTCCCGCCCGAGGAGCGCGCCGAGATGCTGGACCTCCAGCCCGAGAAGCTGAAGTTCGCGATGCTGAACTTCTACTCGGACGAGGACGCGTGGGACGGCGCGCCGCCGACGCCGTGAGAACGAGGATTCGTGTCGGGGCCGGTTTCGTGTCTACACCACTACGACAGCACCACGACCGCGACCGTACAGCAGTCGGTTGCCGACTCCGGGGAGTCTACCGCGCTGCACCGTCCGACACCGCGACCGTGGGCCTCCACCCCCAGCCTCGTCGGCCGCGTCTGCGGCCGACATCCACCGTCGGAAGCGAGTTCCGACGAGCCGTGCGCTCACGTCCGTTCGCGCAGACCTCGCGCGGTAGGCGTATCGCCCACGGCGATGCGCCTGCACGCGCCGAGTCGTGAAACAGATATAGCTTCACTGAAGAACTATTTTTCTATCTAAGAGAGATAAAATTCGTTCTCTGCTCGTTCGCCGACGACGCGACGCTCGCGGGCTACCCCGGAAGCGAGAACGTGGCGACTTCCTCCTCGTACGTCGCGTCCCAGAGCGCGAGGCGGTTGACGGTCCACGTCACCGGCTCGATTTCGCGGTCTGCGAGGCGGCGGGCCGTCCCCTCGGCCGCCACGCCACCGCCGCGGGCGAGCGTGACGTGGGGCACGTAGTCGTCGCCCTCGAACTCCTCGACGGCCGAGAACTCGTCGAGCAGTCGCCCGTGGACCTGCCGGAGGCCCGGACTCTCGACGGCGAGGTAGACCACCGGTCCCTCGCCGAGCGGCGGGTTCTCGAAGCGGTCGATGCCGGTGACGCGGGCCTCGAAGGCCGGCGCGCCCGCGAGTCGGGTCCGGAGCTGCTCGCGCAGGCGGGCGGTCCCGCCCGGCGGTTCGTCGCCGAGGCGCTTACAGAGGAGGGTGTGGCGCTCCCGGATGGATTCGAAGTCGAGGAGCGCGGGGCGCAGGTCCTCGGCCAGTCGCTCGACTTCACCGGGAACCGGGACGTTGAGGCTGTACACTGTCGGACAGTCGGGTCGAACGAGCTAAGAGAGTGACGGTTCGGGACTTCCCAGCGCGGTAAGCGGTACATCGTCTGACAGTCACTACCGTTTTAATTCACCACTCTGGATTACTAATCATGCCCACGTCTGCAAGTCGAGAACATCTTCGACTGCTACCTGCAATTTCGGCAGTCACTGTCGCAACCGCGCTGGGAGCCTACCTGATTGGCTCCCCAGTCGGGTCACGGCAACTCTCTACGGTAACACTCGCTGGCGTCTTCGTCGGAGCGACTATCGTCTCCGCCGCGAGCATCGTCACGGGGCGGGAAGGCGTCGCCACGGCCATTGGCCTGCTGTTCTTCCCGGCCGGACTCGTCGGGTTCGCTCTGGGACCGCAACTGTGGATTATCGGCTCGCTGATCCTGCTCTCGACGACCCTCGACCGAAGCTACGTTCCCTACGCCCTCCTCCTGTTCGTCGGCGGGCTACTCGCGCTGACGGTGCTGACGGCTTCGGGATATCGAGCAGTCGCCGCCGGTCTCGCGGTCGTCGTGTTCGCCGCCGCGGCGTACAGTACGCTCACCGTTCGGCGTCGAGTCGCACCCACGTAGGCCGACCTCAGAGCCCGAACGCTCGCGGAAGCGACTTCGGCACGGACGACGTTCCGAGCGCTGGGTCGGTGCCGAGCGCGAGTAGCACGACGAGGAGGACGAACAGGACCTTCAACAGGTCCTCGGTCTGGACGGTGGCGCGTCCGGCGGTCATACCACCCGTCGAGAGGGCACGACGAAAAGCGTTGGGGCCATCGTATTTGGAATTTATTGTCCCCCGATAAGACATAGTCCTTTACCGATTTGACCAGATACCGCCCCACATGGTTCTATACTAACATTTTATGTCTTTCGTCTCTTCCCTTACTTCTATGAGGGAGGAATCCCAGAAGACCTCTCGAAGACGGGTTCTTGCGAGCGTGGTAGGACTTACGGCAGGAGCGGGCTGTTCAGCGTTTTCGAGACAATCCTCGGTCTCTCGCGTCCACCTAGGTTTGATAAAGCTTGCAAACTGGTCCCCGCAACAACGCAGTGTCGAGATTCTTGTAGAAGAAGATGGAAACGTCGTCTACTGGTCGGAGTTTGCACTTAAGTCGGAGACGCAACGAACAATTCTCTCCGAATGTAGTAACGACGGCCTCCCGTGGGAAGGGAAAGGACGATATATCGTTCGTGCCCGGGAAGAAACGAGCTCTCGGTATCTAACAGTTGATCCAGTGAAAGAGGCACGACAGCAGAGTAATTACATCGAATCAGACCGAATAAAGGTCGGAATCACGTTCGAGGATTCGATGCTGTCGGCCACACTGTGGCCCGGGGAGATGAACTGTTCGCGAACGACGCAGGCACTTACGAGAGCGCTGAACCCGATGACAGCTGAGAGTGACGGCCACGAGAGTCAGTAAGCGATTTGCTCGATTCGGAGCTTTGGAGAAAGTTTGTAGAGCAACTGATATTTGTAGCCGAACGAACTGTTCGCTCGCCGACTGCAAACATTGCCACCCCGAAAGAGTTTAAAACCCTCGCCATCGTAGCAGGTAGCGATGACAGGGACTCACGGTCTGGGAGCGCGCGCCCTTCCCCAGAGCCGTGAGTCCGCACTTCTCCTCGCGCCGCGACGACGACCGGGGTCCCTTTAGACCCCACCTTATCCTCATCCCACGATTTCACCGAGTTTGCCGCTGACGACGACACCCGTGTCGTCCGCGCATCGACTTCCAATCACGATACCCGACAACACACACCATACATGACAGAACACTCGAAAGTCGCGCTCGCCTTCTCGGGCGGACTCGACACCACCGTCTGCGTCCCGCTGCTCGAAGAGGAGTACGAACACGACGAAGTAATCGGCGTCACCGTAGACGTCGGTCAACCCGCCGCGGAGTTCGACGAGGCCGAAGAGACCGCGGAAGCGCTCGACCTCGACCACTACGTCGTGGACGCGAAAGACGCATTCGCGGACCAGTGCCTCGACGCGGTGAAAGCCAACGCGACGTATCAGGGCTACCCGCTCGGCACCGCGCTCGCGCGCCCCGTCATCGCCGAGGCCATCCTCGACGTGGCGAAGGAGGAGGGCTGCGACGCCATCGCGCACGGCTGTACCGGCAAGGGCAACGACCAACTCCGCTTCGAGGCGGTGTGGCGCGAGTCCGATCTGGAGGTCATCGCGCCCGTCCGCGAACTCGGCCTGACCCGCGAGTGGGAGATGGAGTACGCCGAGAAGAAGGACCTCCCCGTCGAGGGCGGCAACGAGGGCGACTGGTCCATCGACACGAACCTCTGGAGTCGCTCGGTCGAGGGCGACGACCTCGAAGACCCCGGCTACGTCCCGCCCGAAGACATCTACGAGTGGACCGACGCGCCCGGCCAGAAGGAGACCGAAGACGGCGAGTTCGAGACCATCGAACTCACCTTCGAGGACGGCAAGCCGGTCGCCATCGACGGCGAGGAGATGCCCGCCGTCCAACTCATCGAGTACCTCAACGACCTCGCGGGGAGTTACGGGGTCGGGCGCACCGACATGATGGAAGACCGCATGCTCGGCCTGAAGGTCCGCGAGAACTACGAGCATCCCGCCGCGACGACCCTCCTGAACGCCCACGAGGCGCTCGAAGGACTCGTCCTGACCGAGGAGGAGCGCGCGTTCAAGAAGCAAGTAGACCAGCAGTGGGCCGAGAAGGCCTACGAAGGACTCCTGTCCGCGCCGCTCGTGGACGCCCTCGACGGCTTCGTGGACACCACTCAGGAGAAGGTCACCGGCACCGTCACGATAAAGTTCGAGGGCGGGCAGGCCCGTCCGGTCGGCCGCGAGAGCGACTACGCGGTCTACTCCGAGTCGGCCGCCTCGTTCAACACCGAGTCGGTGGACGGCATCGCCCAGTCCGACGCGACCGGCGTGGCGAAGTACCACGGCTTCCAGTCGCGCCTCGCCAACGAAGTCGCCGCGAACGTCGAGGCGAAGAAGGACGAACTACTCGCCGACGGCGGCGAGGGCGAAGGCGACGACGGTGAGGAGTAACCCATGAGCGAGGAGGAGCCTACTTCGGACGTGGTGCGCCGCGATCGCTTCAGCGGCGGCCCCGCCCGCGGGTTCCTCTCCTCGATGGCCGACGACGAGCGCATCTTCTCGGCCGACCTCGCGGTGGACCGCGCCCACGTCGTGATGCTGGCCGAGCAGGGCGTCGTAGACGAGGACGAAGCCGCGGCCATCCTCTCTGCGCTCGACGGCGTGGAGTCGGCCGGCTTCGACGCGCTCCCCGACGGCGAGGACGTTCACGCCGCCATCGAGACCGCGGTCATCGAGCGCGTGGGCGACGTGGGCGGGAAGATGCACACCGCCCGCTCGCGCAACGACGAGGTGGCGACCTGCATCCGGTACCGCCTGCGCGAGGACGTGTTGGAGGCGATAGAGGCGACCCTCGGTCTCCGGAAGTCGCTCGCCGAGGTCGCCGCGGAACACACCGAGACCGTGATGCCCGGCTACACCCACCTCCAGCCCGCACAGCCGACGACCGTGGCTCACTACCTGCTGTCCTACGAGCAGGCGGTCGCGCGCGACACGGCGAGGCTCTTCGACGCCTACGCCCGCGTCAACCGCTCGCCGCTCGGCGCGGCGGCGTTCGCGGGCACGCCCTTCGACGTGGACCGCGAGCGCACCGCCGAGTTGTTGGGCTTCGACGGTCTCGTGGCGAACTCGATGGACGCGGTGTCGGCCCGCGACTTCCTCGTGGAGGTCGTGGCCGCGCTCGCCAATCTCGCCACGACGGTCTCCGGACTGGCGGAGGACCTCGTGGTGTTCTCGAACAAGGGGCTGGTCGAGCTGTCGGACGACTACTCCTCGACCTCCTCCATCATGCCCCAGAAGAAGAACCCCGACACGCTCGAACTCGTCCGCGCGACCGCGGGCGACGCCGCGGCGGGGCTGAACGGCCTGCTCACGGCGCTGAAGGGCCTGCCCCGCGCGTACAACCGCGACCTGCAGAACGCCACGCCCCACGCGTGGGAGACCGTCGATGCCGTGACCGAAGCGGTCGCGGTCGCCGCCGGAGCGGCGGCGACCGCGACGTGGGACGACGAAGCGCTCGCGGACGCGGCCGGGGAAGGGTTCTCGACCGCGACGGGCGTCGCCGACCTGCTGGCGATGGCCGGGGTCCCCTTCCGGAAAGCGCACGAGATGGTCGCGAAGGCCGCGGAGGAGGGCGCAGATTATGCGGCACTGGATTCGGCCGCCGAGGAGGTACTGGACGACCCGCTGTCGGCCTACGTCGAGCGCGAGGCGGTCGAGACCGCGCTGGACCCCGCCGAGAGCGCGGCCTCGCGCGACTCGACCGGCGGTCCCGCTCCCGAGTCGGTCGCGGCGGGCCTGACCGCGGCCGAGGAGACCGTCGCGGCCGACGAGGCGACGCTGGCCGACGCCCGCGCGTCGCTGGCCGCGGCCGCCGACCGACTCTCCGAGGAGGTGAGTATCCGTGCCTGACCGACCGCCGGTCCCGTCCGGGACCATACTTATATATCACCGAAGTCCGATATCGGATTTCGTTTGACGCTGCTTTTGCCATTTCAGTCCGTTAGAGCCGCCTCTGCGCACTGAAAAATTATTGACACGTTCGATGGGTTTAAGTAGTAATGCGGAATACAATGGATTGCTATGACCGAATGCGTCGAGTGCGGGGCGGACGTGACCCTGCACGACAATGCGGAAGTAGGAGAGATACTCGACTGCACGACCTGCGGCGCGGAACTGGAACTCGTCGAGCGAAACCCGCCAGTCCTCCAGCGAGCCCCGGAGCTCGAAGAGGACTGGGGGGAGTAAGTTGCAGGTTGGACTACTCTACTCCCGGATTCGGAAGGACGAGAAGCTCCTGCTCTCCGAACTCCGCGAGCGCGGCCACGACGTCGTGAAGATAGACGTGCGCGACCTGCAGTTCGGGCTGACCGAAGCGCCCGAGATACTCGCGGGCCTCGATATCGTGGTGGACCGCTGTCTCGCCACGAGTCGGAGCCTCTACGCTACGACGTTCTGCGAGGCGTACGGCGTGCCCGTGGTCAACTCCGCGGAGACCGCCCGGACCTGCGCCGACAAGGTGCAGAACAGCCTCGCGCTCGCGGGGGCCGGCGTGCCCACGCCCGCCACGGACGTGGCGTTCACCAAGGAATCGGCGATGGAGAGCATCGAGACGTTCGGCTACCCCTGCGTCCTCAAGCCCGTCGTCGGGTCGTGGGGTCGCCTGATGGCGAAGATCGACTCCGAGAGCGCCGCGGAAGCGATTCTCGAACACAAGGCCACGCTCGGCCACTACGAGCACAAGGTGTTCTACGTCCAAGAGTTCGTGGACAAGCCCGGACGCGACATCCGGGTCCTCGCGGCCGACGGCGAACCCGTCGCCGCGATGGTGCGCTCGTCGGACCACTGGCTCACGAACGCCGCGAAGGGCGCGGACGTCGAGCAGTTCGAGTTGGACGCCGAGGCCGAAGCGCTCGTTCAGGAAGCCAGCGACGCCGTGGGCGGCGGCTTGCTCGGCGTGGACCTGATGGAGACGGGCGATTCGTACACCGTCCACGAGGTCAACCACACCGTCGAGTTCAAGGCGCTGAACGACGCCGTCGGCGCGGACGTGCCCGCCAAGGTGGTCGATTGGCTCGAAGCGAAGGCTGCGGCGGAGACGAAACGTGGGGTGGTCGCCTGATGCCCATCGTCGATGCCGACGGGGCGACGGGAGCGAACGCCGACGAGACGCTCTCGGCGACCGTCGTCGGCGGGTCCGGTTTCGCCGGCGGCGAACTCCTGCGTCTGCTCGCGGGCCACCCGAACTTCGACCTCGCGGGCGCGACCAGCCGCGAGTACGCGGGCAAGTCGGTCGGGTCGGTCCACCCGAACCTGCGCGGGACCGACCTGCGCTTCTCGGACCCGGCGGACCTCGACTCGGTGGACGTCCTGTTCGCCGCGACGCCACACGGCGTCTCGATGGAACAGATAGACGACTTCTACGAGGCGGCCGACACCGTGGTGGACCTGAGCGCGGACTTCCGGCTGAACACGGAGGCCCAGTACGAGGAGTGGTACGACGGCCACGACGCGCCCGAGTATCTGGACGAGGCGGTCTACGCTCTGCCGGAACTCCACCGCGAGGAGTTGCCCGGCGCGGACCTCGTCGCGGCCGGCGGCTGTAACGCCACCGCGACGATTCTGGGGCTGTATCCCCTCTTCGAGGCCGGAATTCTCGACGGCGACGAGCAAATCGTCGCCGACGTGAAGGTCGGCTCCTCGGAGGGCGGCGCGAGCGCGAGCAAGGCGGGCAGTCACGCCGAGCGCTCGGGCGTCGTCAGACCCTACGCGCCGACCGGCCACCGACACGAGGCCGAAATCGAGCAGGAACTCGGCGCGTCGGTCTCGTTCTCGGCCCACGCCGTGGACATGGTCCGCGGCGCGGCCGCGACCTGTCACGTCTTCCCGGACGAACCCGTCTCGAATGGCGACCTCTGGTCGGCCTTCCGCGGAGCCTACGACGAGGAACCCTTCGTCAGGCTCCAGTCCGGCGGGTCGGGCGTCTATCGCTACCCCGAACCGAAGGCCGTAGCGGGGACGAACTACGCGGAGGTCGGCTTCGAGTTGGACCCCGGCAACGAGCGCGTCGTGGTGTTCAGCGCCATCGACAATCTGGTGAAAGGCACGGCCGGGCAGGCAGTTCACGCCGCCAACGTCGCGCTCGGCCTCGAAGAGACCGCGGGACTCGACTTTCAGGGACTGCACCCGGTGGGAAGCCCATGACGGAGTACACCGAAGCCGAACTCGAAGCGGCCCACGAACAGCTAATCGACAACGACCTCGGCGACGACGGACTCCGGACCGACGGCGGAGCGGTCGGCGCGGACGACCAGAACGCGCCCATCGTCGTCAAAATCGGCGGCGCGCGCGCCGTGAACCCCGAGGACGCGCTCGCGGACGTCGCACACCTCGTCGCCAACGGCGAGGACGTGGTGGTCGTCCACGGCGGTTCGACCGCGGTGGACGACACGCTCGAACGCCTCGGCGAGGACCCCGAGTACGTCGAGACGCCCGGCGGCGTCGTCGGGCGCTTCACCGACGAGACGACGATGGAGGTCTTCGAGATGGTCCTGCCCGGCAAACTCAACACCGACCTCGTGGCGGGCCTCCAGAATCAGGGCGTGAACGCGGTCGGTCTCTCGGGTGCGGACGGAAAGCTCCTGACCGGCCCGCGCAAGTCGGCGGTCAAGGTCGTCGAAGACGGTCGGAAGAAGATAAAGCGCGGCGACCACTCCGGCAAAATCGAGGCGGTCAACGACGACCTGCTCTCGACCCTGCTGGCCGGGAGCTACGTCCCGGTCGTCACGGTGCCGATGCTCGCGGAAGAATCCTCCGGCGAGGGAACCGCGACCGAGTTCACCCCCGTCAACGCCGACGCCGACCGCGCGGCCGCCGCGGTTGCGGGCGCGCTGGGCGGCGAATTAGTCGTCCTGACCGACGTGGAGGGCGTCTACGAGGACCCCGAGGACTCGGACTCGCTCATCGAGTCGGTCGGAACGCCCGCGGAGTTGGACGCCGCCGAGGACGCCGCGGAAGGGTTCATGACGAAGAAGGTCATGGCCGCGGTCGAGGCGCTGGAGGGCGGCGCGGCCTCGGTGACGGTCGCGGACGCGAACAACCGCGACCCCATCACCGCGGCCCGGACCGGCCACGGGACCACCTTCGAACCGGAGGCGGTCAGATGACGACCGACTGTGCGGCCGACGCGGAGGTGACGGCATGACCGGCGGATTCGTCTACTCCGAGAAGCCCATCCGTATCGAGTCGGGCGAGGGCGTCCACCTCTACGACGATTCAGGTGACGAGTACCTCGACTTCGGCGCGAGCTACGGCGTCGCCGCGGTCGGCCACTGCCACCCCGAAGTCGTCTCGACGGTGCAGGAGCAGGTCGAGAAACTGACCTTCGTGCAGGCCAGCTATCCCAACTCGTCCCGCGACGGCCTCTACGAGAAGTTGGCCGCTGTCGCTCCCGGCGACCTGGAGAACGTCTGGCTCTGCAACTCCGGCACCGAGGCCAACGAGGCGGCCATCAAGTTCGCCCGCAGTGCCACCGGCAACTCCAAAATCGTCGCGGCCCAGCGCGGCTTCCACGGCCGCACGATGGGGTCGCTCTCGGCGACGTGGAAACCGAAGTACAAGAAGCCCTTCGAGCCCCTCGCCGGGGACTTCGAGTTCGTGCCCTACGGCGACGAGGAGGCGCTGGCCGAGGCCGTGGACGACGAGACGGCCGCGGTCCTGCTCGAACCGATTCAGGGCGAGGGCGGCGTCAATCCCGCGCCCGAGGGCTACCTGCAGGCCGCCCGCGAGGTCACGCAGGAGACCGGGACCGCGCTGGTTCTGGACGAGATTCAGACCGGTCTCGGCCGGACCGGGGCGCTCTGGGCCTGCGAGAAGCGCGGCGTCGTGCCCGACGTCCTCACCTCGGCGAAGGGACTGGGCGGCGGGCTTCCGGTCGGCGCGACGCTCTGCGCCGACTGGATCGCGGAGAACGCGGGACCGCACGGCTCGACGTTCTCGGGCGGCCCGGTCGTCAGCGCGGCCGCGGACGCGACGCTCTCGGTCGTCGCCGACGAGAATCTGGCCGAGAACGCGGCCGAGGTCGGCGACTATCTCCAGTCGAAACTGGGGGGTTCCGAGGTAGCGATTCGCACGGTCCGCGGCGAAGGTCTCATCCTCGGCGCGGAGGTCGGGCGCGGCGCGAACCGCGCGCTGAAGGAGTTGGCGATGAACCACGGGATTCTGGCGCTCCCCGCGGGCCGGACCGTGGTGCGCCTGCTCCCGCCGCTGACCGTCACGAAATCCCACGCCGACGAGGTGGTCGCGGCGCTCGAAGTCGCGCTCTCGGAGGTGTCGGCGTGAGCCAGAGCGCGGACGTGAGCGTCGGCGACGCGGCGGCCCGCGACCTGCTCGTGGACCTCGTGGAGATTCCGTCGCCGACCGGCGACGAGCGGGCCTGCGCGGAACGCCTCGCCGCGTTCTTCGAGGAGCGCGGGCGCGAGGTCCGGATAGACGAGGCGGGCAACGTCCGCGCGCCCGCCGACGACTCGGTCCTGCTGACCTCGCACATCGACACCGTGCCGGGCGACATCCCGGTGGAAATGACCGACGGTGAACTGTGGGGCCGCGGGAGCGTGGACGCCAAAGGCCCGCTCGCGGCGATGGCCGCGGCCGCGATAGAGACCGGCGTGAGCTTCGTCGGCGTCGTCGGCGAGGAGACCGACTCGCGGGGTGCCCGGTTTCTCGTCGAGGACCGCGAGGAACCCGACGCCGTGGTCAACGGCGAACCCTCCGGGTGGGACGGCGTGACGCTCGGCTACCGCGGGTTCCTGTCGGGCGAGTACGCCGTCAGCACCGACTCGGCCCACACCTCGCGTCCCGAGGCGAACGCGATTCAGGACGCGATGGCGTGGTGGCAGGCGGTCGAGAGCGCGTTTTCGACGGAGAGCGAGGCCGCGTTCCCGTCGGCAGAAGCCGACGGGAACGCGGACGGTGAGGAGGGCGCGTCGGCGGACGACGACGCGCCCGTCTTCGAGCAGGTGACCGCCAAGCCCGTCGAGTTCTCGGGCGGCGTCGCGGCCGACGGCCTCTCGGTGGACGCGACGGTCGAGGCGCAGTTCCGGATTCCGCCCGGCGAGACCGCCGCGGGGATTCGGGAGACGGTCGAAGACGAGTTGGAGTCGGGCGAAATCGAGTGGAACGAGCCGATTCCGCCCGTGATGGAGACGCCCCGGAGCGAGGTGGCCCGAGCGTTCCGAACTGGGATACGACGAGTCGGGGGCGACCCTCGACTCCTCCGCAAGACCGGAACCAGCGACATGAACCTCTACGCCGCGGCGTGGGACTGCCCGATGGCGACCTACGGCCCCGGCGACTCCGAGTTGGACCACGCGCCGAACGAACACCTCGACCTCGGGGCGTTCGACCGCGCCGTCGCGGTCCTCGAACACGTCTCCGAGACGCTCCAATCATGAACGACCACGCGACTCACTCACCGACGGACTCGACAGACGACCCGGACGCGACGGCCCCGACCGACGGAAGCGACCCGTCCGAGGGAAGCGACCCGACCGCCGCGACCGACGAGACCAACCCGACCGACGCCGACGACTCGTCGTCGGCCGACCACGTCCTGCAAATCGACGACCTCTCGGCGGCGGAACTCGCCGAACTGTTCTCGACGGCGGCGGAGCTGAAAGTGGCCCACCGCGCCGGGAAGGACCACGCGGTCCTGCCGAACCACAGCCTCGCCATGCTGTTCGAGAAGCCCAGCACCCGGACGCGGGTCTCCTTCGAGACGGGGATGACCCAACTGGGCGGCCACGCGGTCTACCTCGGGCCGGACACGACCCACTTGGACCACGGCGAACCGGTCGCCGACACCGCCCGCGCCCTCTCGCGGTACGTGGACGCGGTGATGGCCCGCGTGTTCGACCACGACGCGCTGGTCGAGATGGCGGAGTACGCGACGGTGCCGGTCGTCAACGGCCTGTCGGACGCGGCCCACCCGTGCCAGACGCTCGCGGACCTGTTCACCGTCTACGAGGAGTTCGGCGGATTCGAGGACGTGAGCGTCGCGTGGGTCGGCGACGGGAACAACGTCGGCCAGTCGTTCGCGGTCGGGGCCGCGATGGCCGGACTCGACCTGACGATGGCGACCCCGGAGGGGTACGGCCCCGACGAGAGCGTCCTCTCGCGCGCCGAGTCCCACGGCTCCGCGCCCGAGGTCGTCCGCAATCCCGAGGAGGCAGTCGAGGGCGCGGACGTGGTGTACACCGACGTCTGGGTCAGCATGGGCGAAGAGGACGAACGGGACGAGAAGTTGGGCGACTTCGAGGGCTTTCAGGTGAACGACGACCTGCTCGCGGCCGCGCCGGAGGCCGCCGTGATGCACTGCCTGCCGGCCCACCGCGGCGAGGAGATTACGGGCGCGGTGCTGGAGAGCGACCGGTCTGTCGTGTGGGAGCAGGCCGAGAACCGGATGCACACCCAGAAGGCGCTGCTGGTGCATCTGCTCGGCGACGACTGAGTTTCGGCTAGTCGGCCGCGTGGCGCTCGACGGTCTCGTCGAGGTGGAACTGCGTCCGGAGCTGAAGCCGGGGCACCTGCCCGACGGCACCGTTCGCGCCGGGCTTGCGCGTCGTCGTGCGCTCGACGGTCGCCGAGACCTCGGCACCGAGCCAGTCCCGGAGCGCCGAGCGCAGTCGCCGACCGTCTTCCGTCGAGTCGAGCAACACGTCCACGACCGGGGTCCGCGGACGCACCGCGAGGACCTCGGGACGGTCCTCCAGCCACGCCGTCAGGTCGGGATAAGTCTGCTCGCCGAGCGTATCCGCGATTTTCGCGTACGTGCCGGTGAGGTCCGCGAGTTTCCAGTACCTCGTAAGCGCGTACTCGTCCACGACGTTCTCCCGGCGCGTCGCTCGGTACGCGTTCGTGAGGACGTCGGCGTCCCCGAGTCGGTCGTAGTCGGCCTCGAACCGGACGCGGCGCTCCTCCGGGGAGTCGGTGTCCGGCGTCCACGTCGCTTGCCACTCGTACATGGCGGCGGCTTTCCAGCCCCCTGTTATCAACTTTCACCTTTCGGCGCTTCTCGGTCGGCGGGGTCCGCGCCCGCGCCGAATGCTAACCGTTTATTCAACTAGCCCGTTATAAATGTCAACAGCCAAAACTGATTATGACGTTCTCGTCGTGACTCCCGACGGAGAGAAACCATGTTCTACCACGACAACGAACTCCAGTACGAAGTCGAAGTCGAGGACCCGGACCCGTACTTCGCCAAGATGTTGCAGGAAGCCATCGGCGGCGTCGAGGGCGAGATGCGGGTCGCGCTCCAGTACATGTTCCAGGCGTTCGGACAGCCCAAGGAAAAGCAGGAGTACCGCAACCTGCTGA
Protein-coding sequences here:
- the argC gene encoding N-acetyl-gamma-glutamyl-phosphate reductase, which gives rise to MPIVDADGATGANADETLSATVVGGSGFAGGELLRLLAGHPNFDLAGATSREYAGKSVGSVHPNLRGTDLRFSDPADLDSVDVLFAATPHGVSMEQIDDFYEAADTVVDLSADFRLNTEAQYEEWYDGHDAPEYLDEAVYALPELHREELPGADLVAAGGCNATATILGLYPLFEAGILDGDEQIVADVKVGSSEGGASASKAGSHAERSGVVRPYAPTGHRHEAEIEQELGASVSFSAHAVDMVRGAAATCHVFPDEPVSNGDLWSAFRGAYDEEPFVRLQSGGSGVYRYPEPKAVAGTNYAEVGFELDPGNERVVVFSAIDNLVKGTAGQAVHAANVALGLEETAGLDFQGLHPVGSP
- the argH gene encoding argininosuccinate lyase; the protein is MSEEEPTSDVVRRDRFSGGPARGFLSSMADDERIFSADLAVDRAHVVMLAEQGVVDEDEAAAILSALDGVESAGFDALPDGEDVHAAIETAVIERVGDVGGKMHTARSRNDEVATCIRYRLREDVLEAIEATLGLRKSLAEVAAEHTETVMPGYTHLQPAQPTTVAHYLLSYEQAVARDTARLFDAYARVNRSPLGAAAFAGTPFDVDRERTAELLGFDGLVANSMDAVSARDFLVEVVAALANLATTVSGLAEDLVVFSNKGLVELSDDYSSTSSIMPQKKNPDTLELVRATAGDAAAGLNGLLTALKGLPRAYNRDLQNATPHAWETVDAVTEAVAVAAGAAATATWDDEALADAAGEGFSTATGVADLLAMAGVPFRKAHEMVAKAAEEGADYAALDSAAEEVLDDPLSAYVEREAVETALDPAESAASRDSTGGPAPESVAAGLTAAEETVAADEATLADARASLAAAADRLSEEVSIRA
- the lysW gene encoding lysine biosynthesis protein LysW, encoding MTECVECGADVTLHDNAEVGEILDCTTCGAELELVERNPPVLQRAPELEEDWGE
- a CDS encoding acetylglutamate/acetylaminoadipate kinase, with amino-acid sequence MTEYTEAELEAAHEQLIDNDLGDDGLRTDGGAVGADDQNAPIVVKIGGARAVNPEDALADVAHLVANGEDVVVVHGGSTAVDDTLERLGEDPEYVETPGGVVGRFTDETTMEVFEMVLPGKLNTDLVAGLQNQGVNAVGLSGADGKLLTGPRKSAVKVVEDGRKKIKRGDHSGKIEAVNDDLLSTLLAGSYVPVVTVPMLAEESSGEGTATEFTPVNADADRAAAAVAGALGGELVVLTDVEGVYEDPEDSDSLIESVGTPAELDAAEDAAEGFMTKKVMAAVEALEGGAASVTVADANNRDPITAARTGHGTTFEPEAVR
- the lysX gene encoding lysine biosynthesis protein LysX; its protein translation is MQVGLLYSRIRKDEKLLLSELRERGHDVVKIDVRDLQFGLTEAPEILAGLDIVVDRCLATSRSLYATTFCEAYGVPVVNSAETARTCADKVQNSLALAGAGVPTPATDVAFTKESAMESIETFGYPCVLKPVVGSWGRLMAKIDSESAAEAILEHKATLGHYEHKVFYVQEFVDKPGRDIRVLAADGEPVAAMVRSSDHWLTNAAKGADVEQFELDAEAEALVQEASDAVGGGLLGVDLMETGDSYTVHEVNHTVEFKALNDAVGADVPAKVVDWLEAKAAAETKRGVVA
- a CDS encoding 2'-5' RNA ligase family protein, whose translation is MYSLNVPVPGEVERLAEDLRPALLDFESIRERHTLLCKRLGDEPPGGTARLREQLRTRLAGAPAFEARVTGIDRFENPPLGEGPVVYLAVESPGLRQVHGRLLDEFSAVEEFEGDDYVPHVTLARGGGVAAEGTARRLADREIEPVTWTVNRLALWDATYEEEVATFSLPG
- a CDS encoding argininosuccinate synthase; its protein translation is MTEHSKVALAFSGGLDTTVCVPLLEEEYEHDEVIGVTVDVGQPAAEFDEAEETAEALDLDHYVVDAKDAFADQCLDAVKANATYQGYPLGTALARPVIAEAILDVAKEEGCDAIAHGCTGKGNDQLRFEAVWRESDLEVIAPVRELGLTREWEMEYAEKKDLPVEGGNEGDWSIDTNLWSRSVEGDDLEDPGYVPPEDIYEWTDAPGQKETEDGEFETIELTFEDGKPVAIDGEEMPAVQLIEYLNDLAGSYGVGRTDMMEDRMLGLKVRENYEHPAATTLLNAHEALEGLVLTEEERAFKKQVDQQWAEKAYEGLLSAPLVDALDGFVDTTQEKVTGTVTIKFEGGQARPVGRESDYAVYSESAASFNTESVDGIAQSDATGVAKYHGFQSRLANEVAANVEAKKDELLADGGEGEGDDGEE